The proteins below are encoded in one region of Polynucleobacter sp. AP-Nino-20-G2:
- a CDS encoding phasin family protein, which translates to MNLTPEQIAAAQKANLETLSGLTNQALQSIEKLVELNMHIAKQSLSESMTSAKKALEVKDIQQLLAHQAEAVQPMAEKIMAYSRHLYELAHETQASFTKSAEKELQAGHKKINALVEDWTKNAPAGSDAAVNAMKQAIASANNVFETSQKAVKHAVEVAQTNLSNASNTVANSVKTASKPASKTSKKK; encoded by the coding sequence ATGAACTTAACGCCAGAACAAATTGCTGCAGCACAGAAGGCTAACTTAGAGACCTTAAGTGGACTCACAAATCAAGCCCTTCAAAGCATTGAGAAATTGGTTGAATTGAATATGCACATCGCCAAGCAAAGCTTGAGCGAAAGCATGACCAGCGCTAAGAAAGCCTTGGAAGTAAAAGACATTCAACAATTATTAGCTCACCAAGCCGAAGCTGTTCAGCCAATGGCTGAAAAAATTATGGCATATAGCCGCCATTTATATGAATTGGCCCATGAAACACAAGCCAGTTTTACTAAGTCTGCCGAGAAAGAATTACAAGCAGGCCACAAGAAAATCAATGCCTTGGTTGAAGATTGGACCAAGAATGCCCCAGCAGGATCTGATGCCGCTGTTAATGCAATGAAGCAAGCCATTGCCTCTGCTAACAATGTATTTGAAACTAGCCAAAAAGCTGTCAAGCATGCAGTTGAAGTTGCTCAAACTAATTTAAGCAACGCAAGCAATACAGTAGCAAACTCAGTCAAGACAGCTAGCAAGCCAGCAAGTAAAACTAGCAAGAAAAAGTAA
- the aceF gene encoding dihydrolipoyllysine-residue acetyltransferase — protein sequence MSQLIDIKVPDIGDYKDVPVIEVLVKAGDHVEKEQSIVVLESDKATMDVPSSHSGIVKEVKVKVGDSISEGAVVLILEESGASASAPAQAAPAKAETIPAPAAKSAPQVEPPIVRAPAPPPVVNVPVEVDPTASHASPSVRKFARELGVAVHQVKGSGPKGRITQEDVQAFVKAAMSGGAGSPSNAPGGSLGGLNLIPWPKVDFSKFGETERQPLNRIKKLTAANLGRNWVMIPAVTYHEDADITDLEAFRVLTNKENEKQGVKITMLAFLMKAAVAALKKYPEFNSSLDGDDLVLKKYFNIAFAADTPNGLVVPVIRDADKKGIFELARETSELAALARDGKLKPEQMQGASFTISSLGGIGGTYFSPIVNAPEVAILGVSKAAMKPVWDGKQFAPRLICPLSLSADHRVIDGALATRFNAYIAQLMSDFRRAAL from the coding sequence ATGAGCCAATTAATTGATATCAAAGTCCCGGATATTGGGGACTATAAAGATGTACCCGTCATTGAAGTATTAGTAAAGGCGGGTGATCATGTTGAAAAAGAGCAGTCTATTGTGGTGCTTGAATCGGATAAGGCCACGATGGATGTGCCTTCTTCACACTCTGGCATCGTGAAAGAAGTGAAAGTTAAAGTCGGTGACTCTATTTCAGAAGGTGCCGTAGTGCTCATTCTGGAAGAGAGTGGCGCATCAGCTTCAGCCCCAGCACAAGCTGCCCCTGCTAAAGCGGAAACAATACCAGCTCCAGCAGCAAAATCAGCACCCCAGGTTGAACCTCCGATTGTTCGTGCACCCGCACCACCTCCAGTGGTGAATGTGCCGGTAGAGGTGGATCCAACCGCTAGCCATGCAAGTCCTTCAGTGCGTAAATTTGCGCGCGAACTCGGCGTCGCTGTTCATCAAGTCAAGGGTAGCGGTCCAAAAGGGCGTATTACTCAAGAGGATGTCCAAGCCTTTGTTAAAGCTGCAATGAGTGGTGGAGCTGGTAGCCCCTCCAATGCTCCAGGCGGCAGCTTGGGCGGCTTGAATCTGATTCCTTGGCCCAAAGTGGATTTCTCCAAATTTGGAGAAACAGAACGTCAGCCATTGAATCGCATCAAGAAGCTCACTGCGGCGAACTTGGGCCGCAATTGGGTCATGATTCCTGCGGTGACATATCACGAAGATGCGGATATCACCGATTTAGAAGCATTCCGCGTACTCACCAATAAAGAGAATGAAAAGCAGGGTGTCAAGATTACGATGCTGGCCTTCCTCATGAAGGCGGCAGTTGCAGCCCTGAAGAAATATCCAGAATTCAATAGCTCATTAGATGGCGACGATCTGGTATTGAAGAAGTATTTCAATATCGCATTTGCTGCAGATACGCCGAACGGTTTAGTGGTGCCGGTAATTCGTGATGCGGATAAGAAAGGCATTTTCGAGTTAGCCCGTGAAACTTCAGAATTGGCTGCGCTTGCGCGTGATGGCAAATTAAAGCCAGAGCAAATGCAGGGCGCTAGCTTCACGATTTCTTCCTTGGGCGGTATTGGCGGAACCTATTTCTCACCGATTGTGAATGCGCCTGAAGTTGCTATTCTGGGTGTGAGCAAGGCCGCCATGAAGCCGGTCTGGGATGGTAAGCAGTTCGCGCCACGCTTGATTTGCCCGCTGTCATTGAGTGCGGACCATCGTGTGATTGATGGTGCTTTGGCTACACGCTTTAATGCCTATATTGCTCAACTTATGTCCGACTTCCGTCGCGCAGCGCTGTAA
- a CDS encoding DMT family transporter codes for MKLKLDSLIAPFFVLIWSTGFVIARMAMPYVEPATFLFWRFAGVLMAMACLSLVWKITWPSWSQMKHIAVAGLLLQFGYLLGVWFAVRLGMTAGLVAIIVGLQPILTAWFAAWVSEKVTKRQWIGLAFGFTGVALVVAEKIGFAHIPVLSYILAFAALLSITFGTLYQKKFCPVFDLRAGSSIQFGVSAVLCFVCMYYFESGVMVWNASVVGALLWAIFPLSIGSISLLFMMIRKGAATKVTSLLYLTPPTTAAMAWLLFDEPFTMMMAGGLALTMTGVVLVNARQSNSVATIAE; via the coding sequence ATGAAATTGAAGCTCGATAGCCTAATTGCACCATTCTTCGTATTAATTTGGAGTACAGGCTTCGTTATCGCTCGGATGGCAATGCCCTATGTCGAGCCAGCCACTTTCTTATTTTGGCGTTTTGCAGGGGTTTTAATGGCCATGGCTTGCCTCAGCCTAGTCTGGAAGATCACTTGGCCAAGTTGGTCACAAATGAAGCATATTGCTGTTGCTGGCTTATTGCTCCAATTTGGTTATTTATTGGGCGTTTGGTTTGCCGTCAGACTTGGAATGACTGCTGGACTTGTGGCCATTATTGTGGGTCTTCAGCCAATACTGACCGCTTGGTTCGCGGCTTGGGTTTCTGAAAAAGTCACCAAGAGGCAGTGGATTGGGCTTGCGTTTGGTTTCACTGGGGTTGCACTGGTGGTGGCCGAGAAAATCGGCTTCGCCCACATACCAGTGCTAAGTTACATCCTTGCGTTTGCGGCTTTACTCTCGATTACTTTCGGAACGCTCTATCAAAAGAAGTTCTGCCCAGTGTTTGATCTGCGGGCAGGATCCTCTATTCAGTTTGGCGTATCTGCTGTGCTCTGTTTCGTTTGCATGTATTACTTCGAAAGTGGGGTGATGGTCTGGAATGCTTCCGTTGTCGGTGCATTGCTATGGGCGATTTTCCCCTTATCCATTGGCTCGATAAGTTTGCTATTTATGATGATTCGTAAGGGTGCGGCTACTAAGGTAACCAGCTTGCTTTATCTCACACCTCCGACAACCGCGGCAATGGCTTGGCTGCTATTTGATGAGCCTTTCACAATGATGATGGCAGGCGGCTTGGCGCTAACCATGACAGGTGTAGTTCTCGTGAATGCCCGCCAATCGAATTCAGTGGCGACCATTGCTGAATAA
- the aceE gene encoding pyruvate dehydrogenase (acetyl-transferring), homodimeric type, with protein MAAVPDQILGSAGKQDADPGETQEWLQALDGVIRNEGPARAAYLIDQQISHARVNGVNQPFHAETPYINTIPVEQQARLPGDQNVEHRIRSYTRWNAMAMVLRANKETNVGGHISSFQSAATLYDVGFNHFWHAPSPEHGGDLIFVQGHSAPGVYARAYMLGRLAEDQLNNFRQEVGGKGISSYPHPWLMPDFWQFPTVSMGLGPIMAIYQARFMRYLQDRGFIKAEGRKVWAFLGDGETDEPESLGAIGMAGREKLDNLIFVVNCNLQRLDGPVRGNGKIIQELEGEFRGAGWNVIKVVWGGHWDALFARDKKGILMQRLGEIVDGEYQTMKAKNGAYVRETVFNTPELKALVSDWSDEEIWQLNRGGHDPHKVFAAFHAAVNHPNQPTVILAHTIKGYGMGGSGEAMNIAHQAKKMNADDVRRFRDRFEIPVKDEQLDEMPLVKFAEGSPELEYMKARRQELGGYLPQRRMKAESLPVPALDVFAPLLEATSEGREISTTMAFVRMLNTIVRDKVLGKRVVPIVPDESRTFGMEGMFRQLGIWNQLGQLYTPEDHDQLMFYKEDKTGQILQEGINEAGGMCDWIAAATSYSTHGVPMLPFYIFYSMFGFQRIGDLCWAAGDMRSRGFLLGGTAGRTTLNGEGLQHEDGHSQVWSAAIPNCISYDPSFSFEVAVVIQDGMRRMLADQEDVYYYITLMNENYAHPAMPKGAEQDIIKGMYKLKSVGDANAKLRVQLLGSGTIFREVIEAAEILHKDWGIASDLWGCPSFTELGRDWTAVHRNNLLNPTAAPSLSHVEKCLKDTSGPVIAATDYVRLFAEQIRPAIQHMGRRFEVLGTDGFGRSDTREKLRDFFEVDRRWVVLTALRSLVDAGQLDRQKLAEAIKKYDIDTTKPNPMTV; from the coding sequence TGCACGCGTGAATGGCGTTAATCAACCATTTCATGCCGAAACGCCTTACATCAATACCATTCCGGTTGAGCAGCAAGCGCGCTTGCCAGGTGACCAGAATGTAGAACATCGCATTCGTTCATATACCCGTTGGAATGCCATGGCAATGGTATTGCGTGCCAATAAAGAGACCAACGTTGGCGGTCACATTTCTTCTTTCCAATCTGCTGCCACTTTGTATGACGTCGGCTTCAACCACTTCTGGCATGCTCCATCACCAGAGCATGGCGGAGACCTCATCTTTGTACAGGGTCACTCAGCACCAGGCGTCTATGCGCGCGCCTATATGTTGGGCCGTTTGGCTGAAGATCAATTAAATAACTTTAGACAAGAGGTTGGTGGCAAAGGTATTTCTAGTTATCCACACCCTTGGTTGATGCCGGATTTCTGGCAGTTCCCAACTGTGTCTATGGGTCTTGGCCCGATCATGGCGATTTACCAAGCGCGCTTTATGCGCTACTTGCAAGATCGTGGCTTCATTAAAGCTGAAGGTCGTAAGGTTTGGGCCTTCCTGGGTGATGGTGAAACCGATGAGCCGGAATCTCTTGGTGCAATCGGTATGGCTGGTCGTGAAAAACTCGACAACCTCATCTTTGTAGTTAACTGCAATCTACAGCGCCTCGATGGCCCCGTTCGTGGAAACGGAAAGATTATTCAAGAGCTCGAGGGTGAGTTCCGTGGCGCCGGCTGGAATGTCATCAAGGTAGTGTGGGGTGGTCATTGGGATGCCTTATTTGCCCGCGACAAGAAGGGCATTTTGATGCAGCGCCTTGGCGAAATTGTTGACGGTGAATACCAAACAATGAAGGCCAAGAATGGCGCCTATGTTCGCGAGACGGTATTTAATACTCCAGAATTAAAAGCCTTGGTCAGTGATTGGAGTGATGAAGAGATTTGGCAGCTAAACCGTGGCGGGCATGATCCGCATAAAGTTTTTGCGGCATTTCATGCGGCTGTAAATCATCCAAATCAACCAACTGTTATTTTGGCTCACACCATTAAAGGTTATGGCATGGGTGGCTCTGGTGAGGCGATGAATATTGCCCACCAAGCGAAGAAAATGAATGCGGATGACGTGCGTCGCTTCCGTGATCGCTTTGAGATCCCCGTAAAGGATGAGCAGCTTGATGAAATGCCATTGGTGAAGTTTGCTGAAGGCAGCCCAGAGTTGGAATACATGAAGGCGCGTCGTCAAGAATTAGGTGGTTATTTGCCACAGCGTCGTATGAAGGCCGAGAGCCTGCCTGTTCCTGCACTCGATGTATTTGCACCTTTGTTAGAAGCAACCTCAGAGGGTCGTGAGATCTCAACCACAATGGCTTTTGTGCGCATGCTCAACACCATTGTTCGCGACAAAGTATTGGGTAAACGTGTTGTACCGATCGTTCCCGATGAGTCACGTACTTTCGGTATGGAAGGCATGTTCCGTCAATTGGGTATTTGGAATCAATTGGGTCAGCTTTACACCCCAGAAGATCATGATCAATTGATGTTCTATAAAGAGGACAAAACAGGTCAGATTTTGCAGGAAGGTATTAACGAGGCTGGCGGTATGTGTGATTGGATCGCTGCGGCGACTTCATACTCCACTCACGGTGTTCCGATGTTGCCGTTCTACATCTTCTACTCGATGTTTGGTTTCCAACGCATCGGCGATTTGTGCTGGGCTGCGGGTGACATGCGTAGTCGCGGTTTCTTATTAGGTGGTACGGCTGGTAGAACTACCTTAAATGGTGAAGGTCTTCAGCATGAAGATGGTCATAGTCAAGTGTGGAGTGCGGCAATCCCGAACTGTATTAGCTACGACCCTTCATTCTCATTTGAAGTAGCGGTCGTGATTCAAGATGGTATGCGCCGTATGCTTGCCGATCAAGAGGATGTCTACTATTACATCACTTTAATGAATGAGAACTACGCTCATCCAGCGATGCCAAAAGGTGCTGAGCAAGACATCATTAAAGGTATGTACAAGCTGAAATCTGTTGGCGATGCCAATGCGAAATTGCGCGTGCAGCTATTAGGCTCTGGCACGATCTTCCGTGAGGTTATTGAGGCCGCTGAAATCTTACACAAAGATTGGGGTATCGCTTCTGACTTGTGGGGCTGCCCAAGCTTTACAGAGTTGGGCCGTGATTGGACTGCGGTTCATCGCAACAACCTTCTCAATCCAACAGCTGCGCCAAGCTTGTCTCATGTCGAGAAATGCTTAAAAGACACGAGTGGTCCTGTGATTGCTGCAACCGACTATGTTCGCTTGTTTGCTGAGCAAATTCGTCCAGCGATTCAGCATATGGGTCGCCGCTTTGAGGTGCTTGGTACCGATGGCTTTGGACGCTCAGATACACGTGAAAAACTACGTGACTTCTTTGAGGTGGATCGCCGCTGGGTTGTATTAACAGCCTTGCGTTCTTTGGTGGATGCAGGTCAACTGGATCGCCAAAAGCTTGCCGAGGCAATTAAGAAATACGACATCGACACTACTAAACCAAACCCAATGACGGTTTGA
- the lpdA gene encoding dihydrolipoyl dehydrogenase yields MAKQTILVPDIGDYTDVPVIEVLIKVGDVIEKEQPLLVLESDKATMEVPADAAGTVLSIAVKAGDKVGKGSVVAEIEVGASASSPAPAPVAQAAALAPATVAPVAAPIAGQYSGKVDHECEVLVLGAGPGGYSAAFRSADLGMNTVLVERYATLGGVCLNVGCIPSKALLHTTAVMDEVKTMSKHGISYGAPKIEIDQLRGYKDSVIAKLTGGLAGMAKARKVKVVRGLGHFLDANHVEVQLTSGDGQDLTGQKEVIRFQKAIIAAGSQPVKLPFLPEDPRIVDSTGALLLKSIPKRMLVIGGGIIGLEMATVYSTLGSRIDIAEMMDGLMAGADRDLEKVWEKFNAGRFEKIMLKTRAAKAEVKSDGIQVSFEGENAPAEPQSYDLVLVAVGRTPNGKKIDAAAAGVIVDERGFIAVDEQMRTNVNNIFAIGDIVGQPMLAHKAVHEGHVAAEAAAGEKSYFDAKQIPSVAYTDPEVAWAGLTEEQCKAQGIAYEKGLFPWAASGRAIANGRDEGFTKLIFDATSKRIIGGGIVGTHAGDLIGEVCLAIEMGADAVDIGKTIHPHPTLGESVGLAAEAAHGHCTDLPPVKKKAN; encoded by the coding sequence ATGGCTAAGCAAACGATTCTCGTCCCGGATATTGGTGACTACACCGACGTTCCTGTCATTGAAGTATTAATTAAGGTTGGTGATGTGATTGAGAAAGAGCAGCCATTGCTTGTTCTTGAGTCTGACAAGGCCACTATGGAAGTGCCTGCTGATGCGGCTGGTACCGTCCTGAGTATTGCTGTAAAAGCTGGCGATAAAGTAGGCAAGGGTAGTGTTGTGGCTGAAATTGAAGTTGGTGCAAGTGCATCCTCACCAGCTCCTGCTCCTGTAGCGCAGGCTGCAGCCCTAGCTCCGGCAACGGTTGCTCCTGTAGCAGCTCCCATTGCCGGTCAATACAGTGGCAAAGTAGATCATGAATGTGAAGTGCTCGTATTAGGTGCAGGCCCCGGTGGTTACAGCGCCGCATTCCGTAGCGCAGATTTGGGTATGAATACAGTATTAGTGGAACGCTACGCTACTTTAGGTGGTGTCTGCTTGAATGTCGGATGCATTCCATCTAAGGCGCTGCTTCACACTACTGCGGTGATGGATGAAGTGAAGACTATGTCTAAGCACGGTATTAGCTACGGCGCGCCAAAAATTGAGATTGATCAACTTCGTGGATATAAAGATTCAGTCATTGCTAAATTGACCGGCGGATTAGCTGGCATGGCAAAAGCGCGCAAAGTCAAAGTCGTACGCGGCCTCGGTCATTTTCTAGATGCCAATCATGTGGAAGTGCAATTAACTAGCGGTGATGGTCAAGATCTCACGGGTCAAAAGGAAGTGATTCGTTTTCAGAAGGCAATTATTGCTGCAGGTAGCCAGCCCGTGAAATTGCCGTTTCTTCCGGAAGATCCGCGCATTGTCGATAGCACCGGCGCATTACTACTCAAGAGTATTCCAAAGCGCATGCTAGTCATTGGTGGCGGCATTATTGGCTTGGAGATGGCGACCGTTTACAGCACATTAGGCTCACGCATTGATATTGCCGAGATGATGGATGGCTTGATGGCAGGCGCTGATCGCGATTTAGAAAAAGTCTGGGAGAAATTTAACGCCGGCCGATTTGAAAAAATCATGCTCAAGACTCGCGCCGCGAAAGCAGAAGTGAAGTCCGATGGCATTCAAGTTTCTTTCGAGGGTGAAAATGCCCCAGCTGAACCACAGTCCTACGACTTAGTATTGGTTGCAGTAGGGCGCACGCCGAACGGTAAGAAGATTGATGCCGCAGCAGCCGGAGTCATCGTTGATGAACGTGGCTTTATCGCTGTTGATGAGCAGATGCGTACCAACGTTAACAATATCTTTGCGATTGGCGATATCGTCGGTCAACCCATGCTAGCTCACAAAGCTGTGCATGAAGGCCACGTAGCTGCAGAAGCTGCTGCTGGTGAAAAGTCTTACTTCGACGCCAAGCAAATTCCTTCTGTTGCGTATACGGATCCAGAGGTAGCATGGGCCGGTTTAACCGAAGAGCAGTGCAAAGCTCAAGGTATTGCCTATGAAAAGGGGTTATTCCCATGGGCAGCTAGCGGTCGAGCGATTGCCAATGGTCGCGACGAGGGCTTTACCAAGCTCATTTTTGATGCGACAAGCAAGCGCATCATCGGTGGCGGTATTGTTGGTACTCATGCCGGTGATTTGATTGGCGAAGTATGTCTTGCTATTGAGATGGGTGCCGATGCTGTGGATATTGGTAAAACCATTCATCCACATCCTACTTTGGGTGAATCTGTTGGTCTGGCTGCGGAAGCTGCTCATGGCCATTGCACAGATTTACCGCCGGTTAAAAAGAAGGCGAACTAA